The Microbulbifer sp. YPW1 genome contains a region encoding:
- a CDS encoding cyd operon YbgE family protein: MKALRITTFVAALLTSLLLTFWPVLLYKNGQAPSTEQTSLLLVGLCVGVVYGSGILKNTPRSWQLVCAVVAWASLLAIAWLALPA; this comes from the coding sequence ATGAAAGCACTCAGGATCACCACATTCGTGGCCGCCCTGCTGACCAGCCTGCTGCTCACATTCTGGCCGGTGCTGCTGTACAAAAATGGCCAGGCACCAAGCACCGAGCAAACCAGCCTGCTTTTGGTGGGGTTGTGTGTGGGCGTGGTTTACGGCTCGGGAATATTGAAAAATACACCGCGCAGCTGGCAACTGGTCTGCGCGGTGGTTGCATGGGCATCACTACTGGCGATTGCCTGGCTCGCTCTACCGGCCTAA
- the cydX gene encoding cytochrome bd-I oxidase subunit CydX: MWYFTWILGVLLACLFGVVNALWLEVTENMDRNETEFDE, translated from the coding sequence ATGTGGTATTTCACATGGATTCTCGGCGTGCTACTCGCCTGTCTGTTCGGTGTGGTCAACGCGCTATGGCTGGAAGTCACCGAGAATATGGACAGGAACGAGACCGAGTTTGATGAGTAA